A genome region from Deltaproteobacteria bacterium includes the following:
- a CDS encoding alpha-amylase family protein — MLSNLKKILLLLILNQFVYGNEATRTVMVQLFQWPWKEIARECELYLGPVGFAAVQISPPNETLMIENHPWWESYQPASYKIHNRLGTELEFQDMINRCRRVGVQIYADVVLNHMTGADSGKGTAGSEVSHYEYPGIYNNNDFHHCGRNGNDDLVNYKDLYEVQNCELVNLADLNSSSLKVQQTQVQYLNRLVSMGVRGFRVDAAKHISVRDLDNLLSKVQFSPYIIFELILGEEGLHYKDYSYLGDVNVFEVPFLIGQAFQKKMLSSLFKIMPNNMLPSSESAVVFIENHDLQRIDSPLILSLQKNPELYSLAQVFLLAWPYGYPQLFSGYKFLNFNEGPPLESSGYVKRILSPNGNFCEAPWLCEHRLPEIRKMVEFRNQTNSYFAASNLWSDSSERIAFGRGPYGMVLINGSNSLWQVRIPTKMEMGSYCNILDPGYEPLRARCLNPSVRVSGDRMLETEVKPLQAVVIQKGMKLLR; from the coding sequence ATGTTATCTAATTTAAAGAAAATACTACTTTTATTAATTTTAAATCAATTTGTTTATGGGAACGAAGCCACACGTACGGTAATGGTTCAACTATTTCAATGGCCATGGAAAGAAATCGCTCGTGAATGTGAACTTTATTTAGGACCAGTGGGATTTGCAGCTGTTCAGATTTCACCACCAAATGAGACGCTCATGATTGAGAATCATCCCTGGTGGGAAAGCTATCAACCAGCAAGTTATAAAATTCATAATCGATTAGGTACTGAGCTAGAATTTCAAGATATGATAAATCGCTGTAGACGAGTTGGTGTGCAAATCTATGCGGATGTCGTACTTAATCACATGACAGGCGCAGATTCAGGAAAAGGCACTGCTGGATCTGAAGTGAGTCATTATGAATATCCTGGAATTTATAATAACAACGATTTTCATCATTGTGGTCGGAATGGCAATGATGATTTAGTGAATTACAAGGATCTTTATGAGGTCCAAAACTGTGAACTTGTTAATCTTGCCGATTTAAATTCATCAAGTCTAAAGGTTCAACAAACACAAGTACAGTACTTGAATCGACTTGTTTCCATGGGAGTCCGTGGTTTTCGTGTGGATGCAGCTAAGCATATCTCGGTGAGGGATTTGGATAATTTGTTATCTAAAGTTCAATTTTCCCCATACATTATATTTGAATTAATTCTTGGCGAGGAGGGGCTTCATTATAAAGATTATAGTTATTTAGGTGATGTGAATGTATTTGAAGTTCCATTTTTAATTGGTCAAGCCTTTCAAAAAAAAATGTTAAGTTCTCTTTTTAAGATCATGCCTAATAACATGCTACCGTCCTCAGAGTCAGCCGTCGTATTTATTGAAAACCATGATTTGCAAAGAATCGACTCACCTCTTATCTTGTCTTTACAAAAAAATCCGGAGCTTTACAGCTTGGCGCAAGTTTTTCTTCTGGCATGGCCCTATGGTTACCCTCAGCTTTTTTCTGGTTATAAATTTTTAAATTTTAACGAAGGTCCACCTTTAGAAAGCTCAGGATATGTAAAAAGAATATTGTCTCCTAATGGAAACTTCTGTGAGGCCCCTTGGCTTTGTGAACATCGATTGCCAGAAATACGTAAGATGGTTGAATTCAGAAATCAGACCAATTCTTACTTTGCAGCCAGTAATCTCTGGAGTGATTCTTCAGAGCGAATTGCTTTTGGCAGAGGGCCCTACGGAATGGTTCTTATTAATGGCTCGAATTCCCTATGGCAAGTTCGAATACCTACAAAGATGGAAATGGGAAGCTATTGCAATATTTTAGATCCAGGATATGAGCCTTTAAGAGCCAGATGTTTAAATCCTTCAGTACGGGTGTCAGGGGATAGGATGTTAGAAACTGAGGTAAAACCATTGCAAGCGGTTGTTATTCAAAAAGGAATGAAGTTGTTAAGATAA
- a CDS encoding gamma-glutamyl-gamma-aminobutyrate hydrolase family protein (Members of this family of hydrolases with an active site Cys residue belong to MEROPS family C26.) codes for MKKSFIFSDKMKVNYIFEEKFKLGYFQESSIPFLFLKNSFEENFYYFRRFKISVTDIHFRSLKSDAGKVKIGIIANSVEDMTLGDRIVRDYNLLNKSNCQVFIIPMGFDWTLSLEDSVTYQRFVAEYFDLLISLGGDDIHPSLYNQKNLFAQNVNFERDLSEFNLVKYYKKYSTGVFLGICRGHQLSAIIDGFELIQDLGEINSECLAKHRKSSNENPEYIYHSVQINPSLLSRLFGYKNNSTFCVNVNSYHHQAVKFSENKDSFCAALDKEHNVIEALVSNNHKSISVQFHPELPNELNKNHEFTELGHSFIRRVVAYARLHKRFKIKTTSDISQTQEVNSQLPSEQKFRKFK; via the coding sequence ATGAAGAAATCTTTTATATTTTCCGATAAGATGAAGGTGAATTACATTTTTGAAGAAAAATTTAAATTGGGCTATTTTCAAGAATCGTCGATTCCTTTTTTATTTTTAAAAAATTCTTTCGAGGAAAATTTTTATTATTTTCGCCGGTTTAAAATTTCAGTTACGGATATTCACTTTCGATCTTTAAAGTCTGACGCTGGTAAAGTTAAAATTGGAATTATAGCAAATTCTGTGGAGGACATGACTTTAGGTGATCGCATTGTCAGAGACTATAATTTGCTGAATAAATCTAATTGCCAAGTTTTCATCATTCCCATGGGATTTGATTGGACACTTTCCTTAGAGGATTCTGTAACCTATCAAAGATTTGTTGCAGAATATTTTGATTTACTCATATCTCTTGGTGGAGATGACATCCATCCTTCGCTTTACAATCAAAAGAATTTGTTCGCACAAAATGTTAACTTTGAAAGAGATCTTTCTGAATTCAACTTAGTTAAATATTATAAAAAATATTCTACAGGAGTTTTTCTCGGAATTTGTAGAGGCCATCAACTTTCCGCTATCATAGATGGCTTCGAATTGATCCAAGATCTCGGCGAAATTAATTCTGAATGCCTGGCAAAACATCGAAAATCCTCTAATGAGAATCCTGAATACATTTACCACTCTGTTCAGATTAACCCCTCGCTCTTATCTAGGCTTTTTGGATATAAGAATAATTCTACATTTTGTGTAAATGTTAATAGCTATCATCATCAGGCCGTCAAATTCAGTGAAAATAAAGATAGTTTCTGTGCGGCTCTAGATAAAGAACATAATGTCATTGAGGCTTTAGTTTCAAATAACCATAAATCCATAAGCGTTCAATTCCATCCAGAACTTCCAAACGAATTGAATAAAAATCACGAGTTTACGGAATTAGGCCATAGTTTTATTCGAAGAGTGGTTGCCTACGCTCGACTGCATAAGCGCTTTAAAATAAAAACAACTTCTGATATTTCACAGACTCAAGAAGTAAATTCTCAATTACCAAGTGAGCAAAAATTCAGAAAATTCAAGTAG
- a CDS encoding AAA family ATPase, with protein MDSQIVGRKKELNILRDLLITEKAKIVCVYGRRRIGKSFLIENAFKGENFLKFEGLEREQTDIQIRQFTKDLANQTGDVLLGKVKNIEWVDIFDKLTEVLKNRKKKTVILIDEFQWLAAQKTILVSLFKKYWDQEWSKCKVIFVLCGSISSYMVKKVIKSKALYGRIDLEINLGPLSLKECALFLPKRSKEEILKYYLTFGGVPKYWTLIAANKSYEQNMEKIFLQKEGYLFNDYEKIFYSQFKEPKIYEAIVAILVARPLTLEEIAKKLNKKSSGSLKSYLDNLSLAGFLMSYSPFDKSETSKLKKYKISDEYVRYYFKFIKENQRIIKNNQINKPLFQRIIQSKWEVWSGFAFENFCLKNAMYLASKLEFDEYVESFGPYFNRAKELDNKGTGFQIDLLFKRSDKVITLCEVKYMQKPITAKVISSVEEKSNRLQIPRGYVLEKVLLTVCGADEGLIQSKYFNHILKIDDLFV; from the coding sequence ATGGATTCTCAGATTGTTGGTCGAAAAAAAGAATTAAATATTTTAAGGGATTTATTAATTACTGAAAAAGCAAAAATTGTTTGTGTTTATGGGCGTCGACGAATTGGAAAAAGTTTTTTAATTGAGAACGCTTTTAAAGGTGAAAATTTTCTGAAATTCGAAGGATTAGAACGCGAACAAACTGATATTCAAATTCGACAGTTCACCAAAGATTTAGCAAATCAAACAGGTGATGTTCTCTTGGGAAAAGTTAAAAATATAGAATGGGTTGATATTTTTGATAAATTGACAGAAGTCTTAAAGAATAGAAAAAAGAAGACAGTAATCCTGATAGATGAGTTCCAGTGGTTAGCAGCACAGAAAACTATTCTTGTTTCTTTATTTAAAAAATATTGGGACCAAGAGTGGTCAAAGTGTAAAGTTATTTTTGTTTTATGTGGTTCCATCTCGTCGTACATGGTTAAAAAAGTAATTAAATCTAAAGCGTTATACGGACGAATTGATTTGGAAATAAATTTGGGTCCACTAAGTTTAAAGGAGTGTGCGCTTTTTTTGCCAAAAAGAAGTAAAGAAGAAATCCTAAAGTATTATTTAACTTTTGGTGGGGTGCCCAAATATTGGACTTTAATTGCAGCCAATAAATCCTATGAACAGAATATGGAAAAGATTTTTTTGCAAAAGGAAGGGTACCTGTTTAATGATTATGAAAAAATATTTTATAGTCAATTCAAAGAGCCTAAAATTTATGAGGCCATAGTTGCAATTTTGGTGGCTCGACCTTTAACATTAGAAGAAATTGCTAAAAAATTGAATAAAAAATCAAGTGGAAGCTTAAAATCATATCTAGATAATCTTTCCTTAGCTGGATTTTTGATGAGTTATAGTCCTTTCGATAAATCAGAAACTTCAAAGTTAAAGAAATATAAAATTTCAGATGAGTATGTGAGGTACTATTTTAAATTTATAAAGGAAAACCAAAGAATTATTAAAAATAACCAAATAAATAAACCTCTTTTTCAAAGAATCATTCAATCGAAGTGGGAAGTTTGGTCAGGATTTGCATTTGAAAATTTTTGTTTAAAAAACGCTATGTATTTAGCAAGTAAATTGGAATTTGATGAATATGTTGAATCTTTTGGACCTTATTTTAATAGGGCCAAAGAGTTAGATAATAAGGGTACAGGTTTTCAAATTGATTTATTGTTTAAAAGATCAGACAAGGTGATTACTTTATGCGAAGTAAAGTACATGCAAAAACCCATCACAGCAAAAGTAATATCTTCTGTTGAGGAGAAATCAAATCGGTTACAAATACCAAGGGGATATGTCCTTGAAAAAGTTTTACTAACGGTTTGTGGAGCGGATGAAGGGTTAATTCAATCTAAATACTTTAATCATATTTTGAAAATAGATGATCTTTTTGTGTAA
- the lgt gene encoding prolipoprotein diacylglyceryl transferase, which yields MKLQSYFLILVILITVTLFWVFKKSIKSNLPRNFVLDLTFILIISGFLSARLFHILFENRQFYFSRPVEMFQFWNGGFVFLGGFIGALISGILYTLLCKKKELLPRLLDFYSPILAFNYSIGRIGCFLAGCCYGKTCPFPWAVDGRHPTQLYAFFWDFILFIILIKIENNMMKPEKKFAGLLFCVWLLGHGLGRFILEFYRDDFRGPIYILSISGWLSLGIIISSLSLYLFLKRRIRHYQPLRDIKLK from the coding sequence GTGAAGCTGCAATCATATTTTTTGATTCTTGTGATCTTAATAACCGTAACGCTTTTTTGGGTTTTTAAAAAAAGTATTAAAAGCAATTTACCTAGGAACTTTGTCCTAGATCTAACCTTTATCCTGATCATTTCTGGATTTTTATCTGCAAGACTTTTTCATATTTTATTTGAGAATAGACAATTTTATTTTTCTAGACCCGTTGAAATGTTTCAATTTTGGAATGGTGGATTTGTATTTCTTGGTGGATTTATAGGAGCTCTCATTTCAGGAATTTTGTATACTTTGTTATGTAAAAAGAAGGAACTTCTACCTCGACTTCTAGATTTCTATTCTCCTATTTTAGCGTTCAACTATTCCATAGGAAGAATTGGGTGTTTTTTGGCTGGTTGTTGCTATGGGAAAACATGTCCCTTTCCTTGGGCGGTTGATGGAAGGCATCCAACCCAGCTATATGCCTTTTTTTGGGATTTTATTTTATTTATTATATTGATCAAGATTGAAAATAATATGATGAAGCCTGAAAAGAAATTCGCAGGCCTGCTCTTTTGTGTCTGGCTTTTGGGACATGGTCTAGGAAGATTTATTTTGGAATTTTACCGGGATGATTTTAGAGGTCCTATTTATATACTTTCAATTTCAGGGTGGTTAAGTTTAGGAATCATCATTTCCTCATTGAGTTTGTATCTCTTTCTTAAAAGAAGAATCCGCCATTATCAGCCATTACGAGATATCAAACTCAAATAG